A genomic stretch from Setaria italica strain Yugu1 chromosome VII, Setaria_italica_v2.0, whole genome shotgun sequence includes:
- the LOC101770356 gene encoding DNA primase small subunit, which yields MGRDDEQVDPMEIDCQQKLQVEASTAVPEGFNADYLRVYYGKLFPYGDFFKWLCYGNDGKHPGCDQSYVGRREFSFTLENDIYLRFQSFDSASELESSIKEKCPFKIDIGPVYSVDPAKRHAYAQSGNNVFVPVERELIFDIMILVSITYCGYTVAVVVSIAGLSNEQRAAVADYFRVYKGGENALKKVSLAGPVLHPCSYTDVLESFFEDKLLLSQQLFASEDRCQKILDLIPDENVASELHDKWQRNRSTSISKEDVNAARWKQLKTTLQSGKHKLHLLIHAIMFYITNCYMLHAQGLRRCVEEIVFLYTYPRLDMEVSKHMNHLLKAPFCIHPKTGRVCVPIDPNNCEDFDPTAVPTLSQLLGELNAASFQTDSENNWERTSLEKSIRFFRTSFLQPLLKACKEELESTYNAKLQQSKNSLNW from the exons ATGGGAAGGGACGATGAGCAGGTTGACCCAATGGAGATTGACTGCCAGCAGAAGCTACAGGTAGAAGCCTCCACTGCCGTGCCGGAGGGGTTCAACGCCGACTACCTCCGAGTCTACTATG GAAAGCTGTTCCCATACGGTGATTTCTTTAAATGGCTCTGCTATGGAAATG ATGGAAAGCACCCTGGATGTGATCAGTCATATGTTGGACGTCGGGAGTTTTCATTTACACTAGAGAATGACATCTACCTGCGGTTCCAGTCCTTTGATAGTGCTTCTGAATTGGAGAGTTCTATTAAGGAGAAGTGCCCTTTCAAGATTGATATTGGGCCTGTCTACAGCGTAGAT CCTGCAAAGCGTCATGCTTATGCCCAATCTGGCAATAATGTCTTTGTACCTGTGGAAAGGGAACTAATTTTTGACATT ATGATTTTGGTTTCAATCACATATTGTGGGTATACAGTGGCCGTCGTGGTGTCCATTGCTGG GCTCAGCAATGAACAAAGGGCTGCGGTTGCTGACTACTTTCGAGTCTACAAG GGTGGTGAAAATGCACTGAAGAAAGTATCCTTGGCTGGGCCTGTCCTCCATCCTTGC TCGTACACGGATGTTCTTGAAAGCTTCTTTGAAGATAAGTTGCTACTTAGCCAACAACTCTTTGCGTCAGAGGATAGATGTCAGAAGATACTTGATCTCATCCCTGATGAAA ATGTTGCTAGTGAGCTCCATGACAAGTGGCAGAGAAATAGATCAACATCTATTTCAAAGGAAGATGTCAATGCAGCCAGATGGAAGCAATTGAAGACGACCTTACAGTCAGGAAAGCACAAG TTGCATCTGCTGATTCATGCTATTATGTTCTATATTACTAATTGTTATATGCTTCATGCTCAGGGGCTTCGGAGATGTGTGGAAGAGATTGTCTTCTTATACACATATCCTAGACTTGACATGGAG GTATCAAAGCACATGAATCATTTACTAAAAGCTCCCTTTTGTATACACCCAAAGACAG GTCGTGTTTGTGTTCCAATTGATCCCAATAATTGCGAGGATTTTGATCCTACAGCTGTTCCTACTCTATCACAA CTTTTAGGAGAGCTCAATGCTGCTAGTTTTCAGACAGATTCTGAAAATA ATTGGGAAAGAACGTCCCTTGAGAAATCCATCAGGTTTTTCAGAACTTCGTTTCTGCAACCGCTGCTGAAAGCGTGCAAG GAGGAACTGGAAAGCACGTACAATGCAAAGCTCCAGCAGTCCAAGAATTCCTTGAATTGGTAA
- the LOC101769948 gene encoding NAD-dependent protein deacetylase SRT1 isoform X2, translating to MSLGYAKKLSYREELGTVGMPEIFDPPELVQNKIEELAVMSKHLVVFTGAGISTSSGIPDFRGPKGVWTMQRAGKGVPDASLPFHRAVPSLTHMALVELERAGLLKFVISQNVDSLHLRSGFPREKLSELHGNSFKEICPCCKTEYLRDFEIETIGLKDTPRRCSDKNCGARLKDTVLDWEDALPPEEMNSAKEHCRSADLVLCLGTSLQITPACNMPLMSIKNGGRVAIVNLQATPKDKKASLVIHGLVDKVIAGVMTKLNLRIPPYIRTDLVQLTLRHSLKKKCVRWTLRVTSTHGLRAPLPFIQSIEVSFPERPDMKPVVLKEQPFSLQRETSMNRSFFMMLKLNFSDGCSCLSSSIGWPVDFQKQKDSFVRDRTLVMRELQCAAEHKSCAGQQEILERESLPRAETAIHAIVTDIVTYDMGDDKVLLPRDNGMNSGSSNTAKRNLEGTGCYPAAPKKLKYFLKDEKLNC from the exons ATGTCATTGGGTTACGCGAAGAAGCTGTCCTACCGGGAGGAATTGGGTACTGTGGGAATGCCCGAGATCTTCGATCCACCTGAACTAGTCCAGAATAAG ATAGAAGAGCTTGCAGTCATG AGTAAGCATTTAGTGGTGTTTACCGGAGCAGGGATATCAACTTCATCAGGTATACCTGATTTTCGAGGGCCCAAGGGTGTCTGGACCATGCAG CGTGCAGGCAAAGGTGTTCCTGATGCATCACTCCCTTTCCATCGAGCTGTTCCAAGCTTGACTCATATGGCACTCGTTGAATTGGAAAGAGCAGGACTTCTAAAGTTTGTCATAAGCCAG AATGTTGACAGCCTACATCTCCGTTCTGGTTTCCCAAGGGAGAAGCTGTCTGAATTACATGGAAATTCTTTCAAGGAGATCTGCCCATGCTGCAAAACTGA GTACCTTCGTGATTTTGAGATTGAGACAATAGGACTGAAGGATACTCCGAGACGTTGTTCTGATAAAAATTGTGGAGCTAGATTGAAAGATACAGTTCTTGATTGGGAG GATGCTTTACCTCCTGAGGAGATGAATTCTGCCAAGGAGCATTGTCGATCAGCTGATCTTGTCCTATGTCTAGGAACTAG CTTGCAAATTACTCCTGCATGTAATATGCCTCTGATGTCAATCAAGAATGGGGGGAGGGTGGCTATTGTAAATCTTCAG GCAACTCCAAAGGATAAAAAGGCAAGCCTTGTCATCCATGGTCTTGTAGATAAG GTCATTGCTGGAGTCATGACCAAGTTGAATCTGCGAATTCCTCCATACATACGTACTGACCTCGTTCAGCTTACTCTCCGGCATTCACTAAAAA AGAAATGTGTTAGATGGACTCTCCGAGTAACCAGTACTCATGGCCTCCGAGCACCATTACCATTTATTCAGTCAATTGAG GTTTCCTTTCCAGAAAGACCTGACATGAAGCCTGTAGTGCTTAAGGAGCAACCATTTTCTTTGCAGAG GGAAACATCAATGAATAGATCATTTTTCATGATGTTGAAATTGAACTTCAGTGATGGCTGCAGCTGCTTGAGCTCATCAATTGGATGGCCTGTTGATTTTCAG AAGCAAAAAGACAGCTTTGTCAGAGATAGAACTCTAGTCATGCGAGAGTTGCAATGTGCTGCGGAGCACAAGTCTTGTGCCGGGCAACAAGAGATTCTGGAAAGGGAGAGCCTGCCAAGAGCCGAGACTGCTATCCATGCAATCGTGACAGATATTGTTACTTACGACATGGGAGATGACAAGGTGCTGCTACCCAGGGACAATGGAATGAACAGCGGGAGCAGCAACACTGCCAAAAGAAACTTGGAAGGAACTGGTTGCTACCCAGCAGCGCCTAAGAAGCTCAAGTACTTTCTGAAAGATGAGAAGCTGAACTGCTAG
- the LOC101769948 gene encoding NAD-dependent protein deacetylase SRT1 isoform X1, translated as MSLGYAKKLSYREELGTVGMPEIFDPPELVQNKIEELAVMVQKSKHLVVFTGAGISTSSGIPDFRGPKGVWTMQRAGKGVPDASLPFHRAVPSLTHMALVELERAGLLKFVISQNVDSLHLRSGFPREKLSELHGNSFKEICPCCKTEYLRDFEIETIGLKDTPRRCSDKNCGARLKDTVLDWEDALPPEEMNSAKEHCRSADLVLCLGTSLQITPACNMPLMSIKNGGRVAIVNLQATPKDKKASLVIHGLVDKVIAGVMTKLNLRIPPYIRTDLVQLTLRHSLKKKCVRWTLRVTSTHGLRAPLPFIQSIEVSFPERPDMKPVVLKEQPFSLQRETSMNRSFFMMLKLNFSDGCSCLSSSIGWPVDFQKQKDSFVRDRTLVMRELQCAAEHKSCAGQQEILERESLPRAETAIHAIVTDIVTYDMGDDKVLLPRDNGMNSGSSNTAKRNLEGTGCYPAAPKKLKYFLKDEKLNC; from the exons ATGTCATTGGGTTACGCGAAGAAGCTGTCCTACCGGGAGGAATTGGGTACTGTGGGAATGCCCGAGATCTTCGATCCACCTGAACTAGTCCAGAATAAG ATAGAAGAGCTTGCAGTCATGGTACAAAAG AGTAAGCATTTAGTGGTGTTTACCGGAGCAGGGATATCAACTTCATCAGGTATACCTGATTTTCGAGGGCCCAAGGGTGTCTGGACCATGCAG CGTGCAGGCAAAGGTGTTCCTGATGCATCACTCCCTTTCCATCGAGCTGTTCCAAGCTTGACTCATATGGCACTCGTTGAATTGGAAAGAGCAGGACTTCTAAAGTTTGTCATAAGCCAG AATGTTGACAGCCTACATCTCCGTTCTGGTTTCCCAAGGGAGAAGCTGTCTGAATTACATGGAAATTCTTTCAAGGAGATCTGCCCATGCTGCAAAACTGA GTACCTTCGTGATTTTGAGATTGAGACAATAGGACTGAAGGATACTCCGAGACGTTGTTCTGATAAAAATTGTGGAGCTAGATTGAAAGATACAGTTCTTGATTGGGAG GATGCTTTACCTCCTGAGGAGATGAATTCTGCCAAGGAGCATTGTCGATCAGCTGATCTTGTCCTATGTCTAGGAACTAG CTTGCAAATTACTCCTGCATGTAATATGCCTCTGATGTCAATCAAGAATGGGGGGAGGGTGGCTATTGTAAATCTTCAG GCAACTCCAAAGGATAAAAAGGCAAGCCTTGTCATCCATGGTCTTGTAGATAAG GTCATTGCTGGAGTCATGACCAAGTTGAATCTGCGAATTCCTCCATACATACGTACTGACCTCGTTCAGCTTACTCTCCGGCATTCACTAAAAA AGAAATGTGTTAGATGGACTCTCCGAGTAACCAGTACTCATGGCCTCCGAGCACCATTACCATTTATTCAGTCAATTGAG GTTTCCTTTCCAGAAAGACCTGACATGAAGCCTGTAGTGCTTAAGGAGCAACCATTTTCTTTGCAGAG GGAAACATCAATGAATAGATCATTTTTCATGATGTTGAAATTGAACTTCAGTGATGGCTGCAGCTGCTTGAGCTCATCAATTGGATGGCCTGTTGATTTTCAG AAGCAAAAAGACAGCTTTGTCAGAGATAGAACTCTAGTCATGCGAGAGTTGCAATGTGCTGCGGAGCACAAGTCTTGTGCCGGGCAACAAGAGATTCTGGAAAGGGAGAGCCTGCCAAGAGCCGAGACTGCTATCCATGCAATCGTGACAGATATTGTTACTTACGACATGGGAGATGACAAGGTGCTGCTACCCAGGGACAATGGAATGAACAGCGGGAGCAGCAACACTGCCAAAAGAAACTTGGAAGGAACTGGTTGCTACCCAGCAGCGCCTAAGAAGCTCAAGTACTTTCTGAAAGATGAGAAGCTGAACTGCTAG
- the LOC101769948 gene encoding NAD-dependent protein deacetylase SRT1 isoform X3 — MQRAGKGVPDASLPFHRAVPSLTHMALVELERAGLLKFVISQNVDSLHLRSGFPREKLSELHGNSFKEICPCCKTEYLRDFEIETIGLKDTPRRCSDKNCGARLKDTVLDWEDALPPEEMNSAKEHCRSADLVLCLGTSLQITPACNMPLMSIKNGGRVAIVNLQATPKDKKASLVIHGLVDKVIAGVMTKLNLRIPPYIRTDLVQLTLRHSLKKKCVRWTLRVTSTHGLRAPLPFIQSIEVSFPERPDMKPVVLKEQPFSLQRETSMNRSFFMMLKLNFSDGCSCLSSSIGWPVDFQKQKDSFVRDRTLVMRELQCAAEHKSCAGQQEILERESLPRAETAIHAIVTDIVTYDMGDDKVLLPRDNGMNSGSSNTAKRNLEGTGCYPAAPKKLKYFLKDEKLNC; from the exons ATGCAG CGTGCAGGCAAAGGTGTTCCTGATGCATCACTCCCTTTCCATCGAGCTGTTCCAAGCTTGACTCATATGGCACTCGTTGAATTGGAAAGAGCAGGACTTCTAAAGTTTGTCATAAGCCAG AATGTTGACAGCCTACATCTCCGTTCTGGTTTCCCAAGGGAGAAGCTGTCTGAATTACATGGAAATTCTTTCAAGGAGATCTGCCCATGCTGCAAAACTGA GTACCTTCGTGATTTTGAGATTGAGACAATAGGACTGAAGGATACTCCGAGACGTTGTTCTGATAAAAATTGTGGAGCTAGATTGAAAGATACAGTTCTTGATTGGGAG GATGCTTTACCTCCTGAGGAGATGAATTCTGCCAAGGAGCATTGTCGATCAGCTGATCTTGTCCTATGTCTAGGAACTAG CTTGCAAATTACTCCTGCATGTAATATGCCTCTGATGTCAATCAAGAATGGGGGGAGGGTGGCTATTGTAAATCTTCAG GCAACTCCAAAGGATAAAAAGGCAAGCCTTGTCATCCATGGTCTTGTAGATAAG GTCATTGCTGGAGTCATGACCAAGTTGAATCTGCGAATTCCTCCATACATACGTACTGACCTCGTTCAGCTTACTCTCCGGCATTCACTAAAAA AGAAATGTGTTAGATGGACTCTCCGAGTAACCAGTACTCATGGCCTCCGAGCACCATTACCATTTATTCAGTCAATTGAG GTTTCCTTTCCAGAAAGACCTGACATGAAGCCTGTAGTGCTTAAGGAGCAACCATTTTCTTTGCAGAG GGAAACATCAATGAATAGATCATTTTTCATGATGTTGAAATTGAACTTCAGTGATGGCTGCAGCTGCTTGAGCTCATCAATTGGATGGCCTGTTGATTTTCAG AAGCAAAAAGACAGCTTTGTCAGAGATAGAACTCTAGTCATGCGAGAGTTGCAATGTGCTGCGGAGCACAAGTCTTGTGCCGGGCAACAAGAGATTCTGGAAAGGGAGAGCCTGCCAAGAGCCGAGACTGCTATCCATGCAATCGTGACAGATATTGTTACTTACGACATGGGAGATGACAAGGTGCTGCTACCCAGGGACAATGGAATGAACAGCGGGAGCAGCAACACTGCCAAAAGAAACTTGGAAGGAACTGGTTGCTACCCAGCAGCGCCTAAGAAGCTCAAGTACTTTCTGAAAGATGAGAAGCTGAACTGCTAG